AGTACTTAGCAATGGATCAAAGGGAGattattaaaactaaatgttaaatTATCTTCCAACCAAGGACCTAATTCCTCTGTTTTTAGAAATTAGGGGATATGGTTCGATTGAGCAGTAAGAGAgagtgaaaatgaatttaaatgGACTAGCAATCAGGCAAGATGAGAAGCTGTAATTACGTGGAGGGATATGTTACGATAAATAGGTCAGAGGCTGTGGACTAGCTTTTCCACTGTCAGTGTATAGGAAGTAGATTACAGACAAAAAGAAGTCATAATGAACGCCACTTGGAAAGATTGTTTGGACAAAAGTTTGAGATATTATGCCCTGAGTGTCAAGTATTAGATAAAAAGTCTCCAATCATATTACTGCAGAGAATAAGACATCTCAAAATAGCAAATAAGATAagaagaaacatacaaatttatgtAATGTGTATATGAAAACTATGATCGAATATTCATGCTATGGTAGTTTGAAAGCGCAACAATTGAGGAATCTGGCATCAAAACAAAAGAGCGGTATGTATAGCTTCTCAACGAACTACTAGAAACTGAAGAGCAGAACAATGATGATGCATAAATACAAAATAGGAAGATACAGCCTTCGCTCTAGTGGGGACATTCCTGAATTTGTCGAGTCTCAGGAGGTTTGTTATATATAACCATTATAATTAAATTTGTGTAAACaactttttataaaatgaaatacaaatgaagTATTGAAAGCCAATTAACCTTCAAATAACGACTGAGAACCTCTGTTAAGTGTTTCACAATTTAAGGAATACTCCTGAaatgttttattttgaaatgagtaaTAAATAGTTCAAGATGGTAGGAAGTCGCCGGTAACAGCTAACGGAATGTTATTGTCAGCCTCTTTGGTACAGTTTCCGAAACAGAAAATCTAAAAATCTCGCTGTGACTTCGTGATATTTGCAAACAAAGCTTCGCCGTCACTTcgtattggttggttgtttgagggaggagaccaaacagcgaggtcatcggtctcatcggattagggaaggaagtcggccgtgccccctTTCACTTCGTATTCCTCGTACCTCTGTTATTTAGATAACTTTTTTGTCACAGTCGCCTTTTTTATCACAATAAACTAAGTAGAAGAGTCTCCGGCAAAGAGGTGATGCTTGAGCAATGAGTCAACATCTGTACGTGAGAACGCGCTTGCATGCATTCATTCTATCCGCAGTTTTTGTGCATGCGCTTTTATTCCCGCGCGTCTGCAACTGCACACACGGAAAGAGGAACCGTGTGGACCAGTGAGCTCAATGCCGAGTATTGAGTACTGCGTATTGACCTCACTGATGTGGACATATCTTTTTAAGCCGAATGTGTTTTTGCGCTCTCCCATCTtgtatagagtagaaatatctctctCTCAATGATCTTTCCATGGATCTTTCAACCAGTGGTTGCAGATACCTATGACACCTTCGACCATAAATCTATGGTCGAAGTATGACACCTTCATGGTGCAAATCTTTGCAGTGTATAATGTAAACAAACCGGCGCTGTATGTCAACAGTGTTTTCACAGAGTGCGGATTTGATTCGCGTTATTTACAAGTGCAATGGCAAGCGATGAACGTAATTTTAGATCGTCATATTACGAAAAAGTAGGTTTTAGAAGTGTCGAGGAGAAAAAATCTCTAGAGATTCTGTTGAAAGATAAGCCTCTGGACAAAATGAAACTGCGACAGTTTTGTATACGTTTTACTGTGCCGGGAATATACAGAAATTTAGTATGGAAAGTACTTCTGGATGTTATTCCTATTCATGTCGATTCTCACAAGTTCGTAATGGAGCAGCGTAAAGAGGAATATAAGGATTTGTTGCATGCTTTGCGTTTAATGCAAATAGTGAATGACGCAACTCCAAAACCAGAACTATTTTTGCTGATGTGGCTGCTTCAAACTGGGAGATTAACTTTATATCAAAACCAATTAAATACGGCTGTGAATAGAAACTTATGTGCGATTTCTCATTCGCTGTCAGTCGTTTTTGACGACGATGTTGACATTTATTGGTTGTCGAAGGGCTTCTTTGAAAGTGTTGTGAAGTTTCGTGATGACATACCGACGCTGATAAAATATACTAAATCAGTTTtagaaaaagaagacgaagaaatttATTGTCATTTGCAAGATTTGTGTGCGTTTAATACAATTCCACTGGATAATTGGCTGTGTTGTTGTTTCGCAGGTGTGATAAGCGAATCATCATTGGGAAAAATTTGGGACAAACTGATCGGTGGTTCGTGTAAAATACTTGTTTTCGTTGCTGTGTTATTACTGGTAACACTCAAGAGAGCTTTGCTGAAATGTGCGACGACAGACAACATTGCATCTTGTTTGAAGAATATATCGGAAGAAGTTTCCGAAGTTATAGTTAACCAAGCCATAGAAATGTGGCAACAATACGGTAGTAGTCTTAACACCGTTATAAGTGCAGAGGGTGGCAAAACTCATCTTACCACCAACAGACAGAAGTGATCTGTTTTAACGGTGAGACAGTTGTGCTTGATGGAAATTGCCGTACACTTTTTTTCTTCCTCGGAAACGAACTCACTTTTTGCGTGTAGTTTTTGAGAGGGCTTCATACAATGTTTATAAGTATTTATTTAGAAATGACACATATTACATAGATGGAGAACATTTTGTAAATTTCATATTGTCAATTTCAAAACTGATATTGATTTTGTGTGCTTTTCTCGTAAATTGATAAAAGAATCTTGTTGTCAAATTTGTGAAACTTCTGCTGCCGTCAGATAAACTGAATAATAAGAGTAATGGTGCCCatcaatataaatgtaaatgttcgttgttTGGATATGGTAATATTCAAACGTTATGTCTGTTTTGTtataaatgtcaaaaagtttgtcaTATGATTGACACTGCCATTGCAGTACCTCCTTGTTGCAAGGCTGGTTATCCAATTTAACATCAACTCACTGCATTAAATGCTTGTTATACAGCAATATGCATAACTTTGTAAATTTATTGAATGAGCCAATTCCCTGATTTTGATACCAGGCATTCTCGTGTTTTATGTTACAATGTAATAGTTCATAATTAtctcttacttgattttgtattcacttatgacagtatttttttaatatttattgacaTTTAATTACACTACTTTATCAGTCAATTCGATGGAGAAAATGTTCAGATTGATGCACATTTCCAGTTGATAATCTGGACGTACTCTTCATATATCACAGTTAAATTATTCAAAACAGTTTTAAAGTTGCTTTAGTCAATGGGAGGAAGGGGGCAGGGAGGAGTGGCAAGAGGGATCTAGAGTACAAAGTTTTTTTAATCAGTACAAGACTTTCATGCAGTTGTTGGACTGATTGGATAACCATCAGTTGTATCAGACATGGtttttgtgtcacctataaaatATAATTGTTGTGCATGACACATCTCTAAACTGACCATCTCATTTATATTTTAGCCAACTAAAG
This DNA window, taken from Schistocerca piceifrons isolate TAMUIC-IGC-003096 chromosome 4, iqSchPice1.1, whole genome shotgun sequence, encodes the following:
- the LOC124795179 gene encoding TBC1 domain family member 7, with the protein product MASDERNFRSSYYEKVGFRSVEEKKSLEILLKDKPLDKMKLRQFCIRFTVPGIYRNLVWKVLLDVIPIHVDSHKFVMEQRKEEYKDLLHALRLMQIVNDATPKPELFLLMWLLQTGRLTLYQNQLNTAVNRNLCAISHSLSVVFDDDVDIYWLSKGFFESVVKFRDDIPTLIKYTKSVLEKEDEEIYCHLQDLCAFNTIPLDNWLCCCFAGVISESSLGKIWDKLIGGSCKILVFVAVLLLVTLKRALLKCATTDNIASCLKNISEEVSEVIVNQAIEMWQQYGSSLNTVISAEGGKTHLTTNRQK